A genomic segment from Gossypium hirsutum isolate 1008001.06 chromosome D04, Gossypium_hirsutum_v2.1, whole genome shotgun sequence encodes:
- the LOC107961415 gene encoding 5' exonuclease Apollo isoform X3 → MPIEMPKGLPFSVDTFSPSSKRKRHHFLTHAHKDHTSGISSHFSYPIYSTHLTKSLVLLHYPQLDDSLFVGIEVGESIVINDPNGEFQVTAFDSNHCPGFIYGNNYTILSLLMQTKY, encoded by the exons ATGCCAATCGAAATGCCCAAAGGGCTGCCTTTCTCAGTGGAcacgttcagtccatcttcgaagaGAAAAAGGCACCATTTCTTGACCCATGCTCATAAAGATCATACTTCTGGCATTTCCTCTCACTTTTCTTAtccaatttattcaactcatctcaCCAAATCCCTTGTCCTTCTACACTATCCTCAG CTTGATGATTCTTTGTTCGTGGGAATTGAAGTAGGGGAATCCATTGTTATCAACGACCCGAATGGGGAATTTCAGGTTACAGCTTTTGATTCTAATCATTGTCCTG GGTTCATTTATGGCAACAATTATACGATTTTGTCCTTGCTTATGCAAACAAAGTACTGA
- the LOC107961415 gene encoding 5' exonuclease Apollo isoform X1: MPIEMPKGLPFSVDTFSPSSKRKRHHFLTHAHKDHTSGISSHFSYPIYSTHLTKSLVLLHYPQLDDSLFVGIEVGESIVINDPNGEFQVTAFDSNHCPGAVMLLFEGSFGNILHTEDCRLTPECLQNLPEKYIGRKGKEPQCRFDYVFLDCTFGRFSRNLPSKHSAIRQVVLFCLVIFV; the protein is encoded by the exons ATGCCAATCGAAATGCCCAAAGGGCTGCCTTTCTCAGTGGAcacgttcagtccatcttcgaagaGAAAAAGGCACCATTTCTTGACCCATGCTCATAAAGATCATACTTCTGGCATTTCCTCTCACTTTTCTTAtccaatttattcaactcatctcaCCAAATCCCTTGTCCTTCTACACTATCCTCAG CTTGATGATTCTTTGTTCGTGGGAATTGAAGTAGGGGAATCCATTGTTATCAACGACCCGAATGGGGAATTTCAGGTTACAGCTTTTGATTCTAATCATTGTCCTG GAGCAGTTATGTTATTGTTTGAAGGCAGTTTTGGTAACATCTTGCATACCGAAGACTGTAGACTCACCCCAGAGTGCCTCCAAAATTTACCTGAGAAGTATATTGGCAGGAAAGGAAAAGAGCCACAATGTCGTTTTGATTATGTTTTTCTAGACTGCACTTTTGGGAGATTCTCTCGAAATCTACCCAGCAAGCATTCAGCAATCCGTCAGGTAGTCCTTTTTTGCTTAGTGATTTTCGTTTAA
- the LOC107961415 gene encoding 5' exonuclease Apollo isoform X2, whose protein sequence is MPIEMPKGLPFSVDTFSPSSKRKRHHFLTHAHKDHTSGISSHFSYPIYSTHLTKSLVLLHYPQLDDSLFVGIEVGESIVINDPNGEFQEQLCYCLKAVLVTSCIPKTVDSPQSASKIYLRSILAGKEKSHNVVLIMFF, encoded by the exons ATGCCAATCGAAATGCCCAAAGGGCTGCCTTTCTCAGTGGAcacgttcagtccatcttcgaagaGAAAAAGGCACCATTTCTTGACCCATGCTCATAAAGATCATACTTCTGGCATTTCCTCTCACTTTTCTTAtccaatttattcaactcatctcaCCAAATCCCTTGTCCTTCTACACTATCCTCAG CTTGATGATTCTTTGTTCGTGGGAATTGAAGTAGGGGAATCCATTGTTATCAACGACCCGAATGGGGAATTTCAG GAGCAGTTATGTTATTGTTTGAAGGCAGTTTTGGTAACATCTTGCATACCGAAGACTGTAGACTCACCCCAGAGTGCCTCCAAAATTTACCTGAGAAGTATATTGGCAGGAAAGGAAAAGAGCCACAATGTCGTTTTGATTATGTTTTTCTAG